In Gemmatimonadales bacterium, one DNA window encodes the following:
- a CDS encoding peptide deformylase — translation MTIHRIRLLGDPILRTRCEPITKPGSTAVRVIIDDLRETLRDWQSRFGAGRAIAAPQIGAPVRVVYVEMDRPWPLVNPEIIDIGTEDFWVWDDCFSFPNMLVRVSRAYRIRIRYQDVKGAWHEEELEGDRAELLQHELDHLDGVLAVDCPHGLDPFCLREEWNRIHAHRGRYGPPEPRTETYAGAASGDL, via the coding sequence ATGACGATCCACCGCATCCGCCTCCTCGGCGATCCGATTCTCCGCACCCGCTGCGAGCCCATCACCAAGCCGGGGTCCACTGCCGTCCGGGTCATCATCGATGACCTGCGCGAGACACTGCGCGACTGGCAATCCCGCTTCGGTGCGGGGCGGGCCATCGCGGCTCCCCAGATCGGCGCGCCGGTGCGCGTGGTGTACGTCGAGATGGACCGGCCCTGGCCGCTGGTGAATCCGGAGATCATCGACATCGGGACCGAGGATTTCTGGGTCTGGGATGACTGTTTCTCCTTTCCGAACATGCTGGTGCGGGTCTCGCGCGCGTACCGCATCCGGATACGCTACCAGGATGTGAAGGGCGCGTGGCATGAGGAGGAGCTCGAGGGCGACCGGGCCGAGCTCCTGCAGCACGAGCTCGACCACCTCGACGGTGTGCTTGCGGTCGATTGCCCGCATGGCCTGGATCCGTTCTGCCTGCGCGAGGAGTGGAACCGCATCCACGCGCACCGCGGCCGATACGGGCCACCGGAGCCGCGCACCGAGACCTACGCGGGTGCGGCCTCCGGAGATCTGTAG
- a CDS encoding aspartate aminotransferase family protein, which yields MTTTVAEATAGAHMPPCDYAPRPYDGPSRDEVLALRRRYVHPSLFTLYREPLMLVEGHMQWLFDETGRRYLDLFAGIATVSCGHAHPKVVARIEAQAEQLQHASTIYLHPTLPLLARELAARMPPGLDVSYFVNSGSEANDLAVTMARLYTGHTDVVAVRNGYHGGSPTTMGLTSHHTWKFPTQVSAGVHHTVCPDPYRSAFGGTPEAIATQSVAEMRDLIRYATTGRIAAFIAEPIQGVGGATLGAPNYLREAYALTREHGGLCISDEVQTGFGRTGEQYWGFQNSGVTPDIVTMAKGIGNGMPLAAVTTRRDIADALTQRIHFNTFGGNPVAMAAGLAVLEVIDEDGLQENARVVGARLKAGLQDLARRHPLIGDVRGMGLMLGVEVVRDRARRTPAAEETLEVLEQLRGLGVLVGKGGLDANVLRIKPPLCLATEDADFAIACLDLALGRVEAA from the coding sequence GTGACAACGACGGTTGCGGAGGCCACGGCGGGCGCGCACATGCCTCCGTGCGACTACGCACCGCGCCCCTACGACGGTCCCTCGCGCGACGAGGTCCTGGCGCTCCGCCGCCGCTACGTCCATCCCTCGCTCTTTACGCTCTATCGCGAGCCGCTCATGCTGGTCGAGGGCCACATGCAGTGGCTCTTCGACGAGACGGGGCGCCGATACCTCGATCTCTTTGCCGGCATCGCCACTGTCTCCTGCGGCCATGCCCATCCCAAGGTCGTCGCTCGCATCGAGGCGCAGGCGGAACAGCTCCAGCACGCTTCCACGATCTATCTACATCCGACCTTGCCGCTCCTTGCCCGGGAGCTCGCGGCCCGGATGCCGCCTGGACTGGATGTCAGCTACTTCGTGAACAGCGGCAGCGAGGCAAACGACCTCGCGGTGACCATGGCGCGGCTGTACACCGGCCACACCGACGTGGTCGCGGTACGGAACGGCTATCACGGTGGCTCGCCCACCACGATGGGGCTCACGTCGCATCACACCTGGAAGTTTCCCACCCAGGTGAGCGCGGGCGTTCACCACACCGTCTGCCCCGATCCGTATCGAAGTGCCTTCGGCGGCACGCCCGAGGCAATCGCGACCCAGAGCGTGGCGGAGATGCGCGACCTCATCCGCTACGCTACCACGGGGCGGATCGCGGCATTCATCGCGGAGCCGATCCAGGGCGTCGGCGGCGCGACCCTCGGCGCGCCCAACTACCTGCGCGAGGCGTACGCCCTCACGCGGGAGCACGGCGGCCTCTGCATCTCCGACGAGGTGCAGACCGGATTCGGGCGCACCGGTGAGCAGTACTGGGGCTTCCAGAACTCCGGTGTCACGCCGGACATCGTGACGATGGCCAAAGGCATCGGCAATGGGATGCCGCTCGCCGCGGTCACCACGCGCCGGGACATCGCCGATGCGCTCACCCAACGGATCCACTTCAATACGTTCGGCGGCAACCCCGTCGCGATGGCGGCTGGCCTTGCCGTGCTCGAGGTGATCGACGAGGACGGCTTGCAGGAGAACGCCCGCGTCGTCGGTGCCCGACTCAAGGCGGGCTTGCAAGACCTTGCCCGCCGGCACCCGCTCATCGGCGACGTACGGGGCATGGGGCTCATGCTGGGCGTCGAGGTGGTGCGCGACCGGGCGCGCCGCACACCCGCTGCCGAGGAAACGCTCGAGGTGCTGGAACAGCTCCGGGGGCTCGGCGTGCTGGTGGGCAAAGGGGGCCTCGACGCCAACGTGCTCCGTATCAAGCCGCCGCTCTGCCTGGCCACAGAGGACGCAGATTTCGCGATCGCCTGCCTCGACCTGGCGCTGGGCCGAGTCGAAGCCGCATAG
- the sufC gene encoding Fe-S cluster assembly ATPase SufC: MANRKAQETPLLEVRELHAAAGDTEILRGVNLTVNAGEVHAIMGPNGSGKSTLAQVLAGHPAYKVTGGEVRYEGGDLLELEPEERAQAGLFLAFQYPVEIPGVTNAYFLRAAYNEIRKARGEDEVDPIDFIEVLEQKLKIVDWGPEIMSRAVNSGFSGGEKKRNEILQLAVLEPRLAILDETDSGLDIDALRIVAAGVNQLRSPDRAFIVVTHYQRLLNYIVPDFVHVLSNGRIVKSGGKELAQELEARGYDWVEAEAGVA, encoded by the coding sequence TTGGCTAACCGCAAGGCGCAGGAAACTCCCCTGCTCGAGGTCCGCGAACTCCACGCCGCGGCCGGCGACACGGAAATCCTCCGCGGCGTAAACCTCACCGTCAATGCCGGCGAAGTGCACGCGATCATGGGCCCGAACGGCTCGGGCAAGAGCACGCTCGCCCAGGTGCTGGCCGGCCACCCGGCCTACAAAGTCACCGGCGGAGAGGTGCGCTACGAGGGCGGCGACCTGCTCGAGCTCGAGCCCGAGGAGCGAGCGCAGGCGGGGTTGTTTCTCGCCTTCCAGTACCCGGTCGAAATCCCGGGCGTCACCAACGCCTACTTCCTCCGGGCGGCCTACAACGAAATCCGCAAGGCGCGCGGCGAGGACGAGGTGGACCCGATCGACTTCATCGAGGTCCTGGAGCAGAAGCTCAAGATTGTCGACTGGGGCCCCGAGATCATGAGCCGCGCGGTGAACTCAGGCTTCTCGGGCGGCGAGAAGAAGCGAAATGAAATCCTGCAGCTCGCGGTGCTCGAGCCGCGGCTGGCCATTCTCGACGAGACCGACTCGGGGCTCGACATCGACGCGCTCCGGATCGTCGCTGCGGGGGTGAACCAGCTCAGGAGCCCGGACCGCGCGTTCATCGTGGTGACGCACTACCAGCGGCTGCTCAATTACATCGTACCGGACTTCGTGCACGTGCTCTCGAACGGACGGATCGTCAAATCCGGCGGCAAGGAGCTGGCGCAGGAGCTCGAGGCCCGCGGTTACGACTGGGTCGAGGCCGAGGCAGGCGTGGCGTGA
- the sufD gene encoding Fe-S cluster assembly protein SufD — MIETYVRQFEARPANGAPVWLPELQRAAINRFAEVGFPTARDEEWRFTPLGPISQQAFRPAAPATVRREALAPFLFGHPEWPQLVFVNGRLSPALSIFPPMPTGVRLESLSAALHRDPAVIERHLTRHAPVEGSAFTALNTAFLEDGALVYVPPGTVLEQPIHLIFVTSPDAAGAVTHPRNLIVVEREARASVVESYVTLAEGAPYFTNAVTEVSSGEGAWTEHTRIQRESEAAYHVGLTQVDQARGSHYRSFTLAMGGAISRHNLHVRLNAPGIETLMYGLYLTRGDQLADNHTAIYHDHPECNSWEVYKGVLDGRSRAVFNGKVLVRPEAQKTDAKQTNRNLLLSNGAKVDTKPQLEIFADDVKCTHGATVGYLDQLGLFYLRSRGIPEPVAKRLLTYAFAAEVVNEVALEPVRRTLDRLVLERLGGIE; from the coding sequence GTGATCGAAACCTATGTGCGCCAATTCGAAGCACGCCCGGCCAACGGAGCGCCGGTCTGGCTGCCGGAGCTGCAGCGCGCCGCGATCAACCGCTTTGCCGAGGTCGGCTTCCCGACCGCCAGGGATGAGGAGTGGCGCTTCACGCCGCTCGGGCCCATTTCGCAGCAGGCATTCCGGCCGGCCGCACCGGCGACGGTGCGGCGCGAGGCGCTGGCGCCGTTTCTGTTCGGCCATCCGGAGTGGCCGCAGCTGGTGTTCGTGAACGGCCGGCTGTCGCCCGCGCTCTCCATATTTCCGCCAATGCCGACGGGGGTCCGGCTCGAGAGCCTGTCGGCCGCGCTGCACCGCGATCCCGCCGTGATCGAGCGCCATCTCACGCGTCACGCTCCGGTCGAGGGCAGCGCGTTCACGGCGCTCAACACCGCGTTCCTCGAAGACGGCGCGCTGGTCTACGTGCCGCCGGGCACGGTGCTCGAGCAGCCCATCCATCTCATCTTCGTCACAAGTCCCGATGCCGCCGGCGCGGTTACCCACCCGCGCAACCTCATCGTGGTCGAGCGCGAGGCGCGCGCCTCGGTGGTCGAGAGCTACGTCACGCTGGCGGAGGGCGCCCCCTATTTCACCAACGCCGTCACCGAAGTCTCCTCGGGCGAGGGCGCCTGGACCGAGCACACCCGAATCCAGCGCGAGAGCGAGGCGGCGTATCACGTTGGGCTCACCCAGGTGGACCAGGCGCGCGGCAGCCACTACCGCTCGTTCACCCTGGCCATGGGCGGAGCCATCAGCCGGCACAACCTGCACGTGCGGCTCAATGCGCCCGGGATCGAGACGCTCATGTACGGGCTCTATCTCACCCGCGGCGATCAGTTGGCGGACAATCACACGGCCATCTATCACGACCACCCCGAATGCAATAGTTGGGAGGTCTACAAGGGCGTGCTCGACGGACGGTCGCGCGCAGTGTTCAACGGCAAGGTGCTCGTGCGGCCCGAGGCGCAGAAGACGGACGCCAAGCAGACCAACCGGAACCTCCTGCTCTCGAACGGCGCCAAGGTCGACACCAAGCCGCAGCTCGAGATTTTCGCGGACGACGTGAAGTGCACCCACGGCGCGACTGTGGGATACCTGGACCAGCTCGGACTCTTCTATCTGAGGAGCCGCGGCATTCCCGAGCCGGTTGCCAAGCGGCTGCTCACCTACGCCTTCGCGGCAGAAGTCGTGAACGAAGTGGCGCTGGAGCCGGTGCGCCGGACGCTCGACCGCCTGGTGCTCGAGCGCCTGGGCGGGATCGAGTGA
- the sufB gene encoding Fe-S cluster assembly protein SufB, with translation MSSPVETLVNRAYKYGFVTDIEADVAPKGLDEDVIRLISAKKREPAFMLEWRLKAFRGWLKMREPHWSNVTYPTIDYQDISYYAAPRTKQPLGSLDDVDPKLRETYDKLGIPLSEQKVLAGVAVDAIFDSVSVGTSYKKRLAELGIIFCSFGEAVQEHPALVEKYLGSVVPASDNFFAALNAAVFSDGSFVYVPKGLKCPMELSTYFRINAADTGQFERTLIIADEGASVSYLEGCTAPKRDTNQLHAAVVELVALDNAQIKYSTVQNWYAGDEEGRGGIYNFVTKRGKALRNAKISWTQVETGSAITWKYPSVILQGDNAVGEFYSVAVVNNRQQADTGTKMIHLGRNTRSTIVSKGISAGRGNNSYRGLVKVLPRAEGARNYTQCDSMLIGNRCGAHTFPYIDVQNPTASVEHEASTSKIGEDQIFYLKQRGLNTENAISMIVNGFCKEVFQELPMEFAVEAQKLLGVSLEGSVG, from the coding sequence ATGAGCTCGCCAGTCGAAACGCTGGTCAACCGCGCATACAAGTACGGTTTCGTCACCGACATCGAAGCCGACGTTGCGCCCAAGGGACTCGACGAAGACGTGATCCGCCTCATCTCGGCGAAGAAGCGCGAGCCGGCGTTCATGCTCGAGTGGCGCCTCAAGGCGTTCCGCGGTTGGCTCAAGATGCGCGAGCCGCATTGGTCCAACGTCACCTATCCGACTATCGACTACCAGGACATCAGCTACTACGCCGCGCCTCGAACCAAGCAGCCGCTGGGCAGCCTCGACGACGTGGACCCCAAGCTGCGCGAGACTTACGACAAGCTCGGCATTCCGCTCTCCGAGCAGAAGGTGCTCGCGGGCGTTGCGGTGGACGCGATCTTCGACAGCGTCTCGGTCGGCACCAGCTACAAGAAGCGCCTGGCCGAGCTCGGCATCATCTTCTGCTCGTTCGGCGAGGCGGTGCAGGAGCATCCCGCGCTGGTCGAGAAGTACCTGGGGTCGGTCGTGCCCGCGAGTGATAACTTCTTCGCCGCGCTCAACGCCGCGGTCTTCAGCGACGGCTCGTTCGTGTACGTGCCCAAGGGGCTCAAGTGCCCCATGGAGCTGTCCACCTACTTCCGGATCAACGCGGCCGACACCGGGCAGTTCGAGCGCACGCTCATCATTGCGGACGAGGGTGCCAGCGTGAGCTACCTCGAGGGCTGCACGGCGCCCAAGCGCGACACCAACCAGCTCCATGCCGCGGTGGTCGAGCTGGTGGCGCTCGACAACGCCCAGATCAAGTACTCCACCGTGCAGAACTGGTACGCGGGCGACGAAGAGGGGCGGGGCGGGATTTACAATTTCGTGACCAAGCGCGGCAAGGCGCTGCGCAACGCCAAGATTTCCTGGACCCAGGTCGAGACCGGCTCGGCCATCACCTGGAAGTATCCGAGCGTCATCCTCCAGGGCGACAACGCCGTCGGCGAGTTCTACTCCGTAGCCGTGGTCAACAACCGGCAGCAGGCGGACACCGGCACCAAGATGATCCATCTGGGGCGCAACACCCGCAGCACGATCGTCTCGAAGGGCATCTCCGCGGGCCGCGGCAACAACAGCTATCGCGGTCTGGTCAAGGTACTTCCGCGTGCCGAAGGCGCGCGCAACTACACCCAGTGCGACTCGATGCTCATCGGCAATCGCTGTGGCGCGCACACGTTCCCGTACATCGACGTGCAGAACCCCACCGCGTCGGTGGAGCACGAGGCGTCCACGTCCAAGATCGGTGAGGACCAGATCTTCTATCTGAAGCAGCGCGGCCTCAACACCGAGAACGCCATCTCGATGATCGTGAACGGCTTCTGCAAGGAGGTCTTCCAGGAGCTGCCGATGGAGTTCGCGGTCGAGGCCCAGAAGCTTCTCGGCGTCAGTCTGGAGGGCAGCGTTGGCTAA
- a CDS encoding helix-turn-helix domain-containing protein: MAIPIPQPGPSNLPTGHKGPRRAILVELKHAQPLSAKELAGKLGVSLNGVRHHLKELEADGLIQYQRQHRGVGAPVFAYRLSAEAEALFPRRYEATLFELLDHMVEREGRAAAVRMLEAHYADLAHRLKTELADAPPARRLEAVARTLADEGYMTEWQAAAPTEHASGTLTEHNCAIQSVAERFPELCAAEARFLEDVLGAPVDRRAHILEGCTACEYHVRFAGPEGPAAAGTEETA, from the coding sequence ATGGCAATTCCGATCCCGCAGCCCGGCCCGAGCAATCTTCCGACCGGCCACAAAGGCCCGCGCCGCGCCATCCTGGTCGAGCTCAAGCACGCGCAGCCGCTCTCGGCCAAGGAGCTGGCGGGCAAGCTCGGCGTTTCGCTCAACGGCGTGCGACATCATCTAAAGGAGCTCGAGGCCGACGGGCTCATCCAATACCAGCGGCAGCACCGTGGCGTAGGCGCCCCGGTCTTTGCCTATCGCCTGAGCGCGGAGGCGGAGGCGCTCTTCCCGCGCCGCTACGAGGCGACGCTCTTCGAGCTGCTCGACCACATGGTGGAGCGGGAGGGCCGGGCGGCGGCGGTCCGGATGCTCGAAGCCCACTACGCCGATCTCGCCCACCGGCTCAAGACCGAGCTCGCCGACGCTCCGCCGGCACGCCGGCTCGAAGCCGTCGCCCGTACTCTTGCGGACGAGGGATACATGACGGAGTGGCAGGCCGCCGCGCCCACCGAGCACGCGTCGGGCACGCTCACGGAACACAATTGCGCAATCCAGTCCGTGGCCGAGCGATTTCCCGAGCTCTGCGCGGCGGAAGCCCGCTTCCTGGAGGACGTGCTCGGCGCGCCCGTGGATCGCCGGGCACACATTCTCGAAGGCTGCACCGCCTGCGAGTACCACGTGCGGTTTGCCGGGCCCGAGGGCCCGGCGGCGGCAGGAACAGAGGAGACGGCATGA